A single window of Enterobacteriaceae bacterium ESL0689 DNA harbors:
- the tig gene encoding trigger factor, with amino-acid sequence MQVSVETTQGLGRRVTITITADSIESAVKKELVDVAKKVRIDGFRKGKVPMNVVTQRYGASVRQDVLGDLMSRHFIDAIIKEKINPAGAPHYVPGEYKKGEDFTYSVEFEVYPEVTLQGLDTIEVEKPMVEVTEADIDAMLETLRKQQADWKEKAGVAATEDRVTIDFTGSVDGEEFDGGKASDFILAMGQGRMIPGFEEGIQGHKAGETFTIDVTFPEEYHAENLKGKAAKFVIDLKKVEERELPELTAEFIQRFGVADGSLEGLRAEVRKNMERELKGAVRNRVKSQVIEGLLKANPIEVPAALIDSEIDVLRRQAAQRFGGHEKQAHELPRELFEEQAKRRVMVGLLLGEVIRSNELKADEDRVKDLISEMASAYEDPQEVVQYYSKNKELMDNMRSLALEEQAVELVLEKAKATEKEMAFSQLLNQQA; translated from the coding sequence ATGCAAGTTTCAGTTGAAACCACTCAGGGCCTTGGGCGCCGGGTAACGATTACCATCACTGCTGATAGCATCGAGAGTGCTGTCAAAAAAGAACTGGTCGATGTAGCGAAAAAAGTACGTATTGATGGCTTCCGTAAAGGAAAAGTGCCGATGAATGTGGTGACTCAGCGTTATGGCGCTTCTGTTCGCCAGGATGTACTGGGTGATCTGATGAGTCGTCATTTCATTGATGCGATCATCAAAGAGAAAATAAATCCGGCGGGTGCGCCACACTATGTTCCTGGCGAATACAAAAAAGGCGAAGACTTTACTTACTCGGTAGAGTTCGAAGTCTATCCGGAAGTGACGTTGCAGGGACTCGATACCATCGAAGTAGAAAAACCGATGGTTGAAGTGACCGAAGCAGATATCGACGCCATGCTGGAGACGCTACGTAAACAACAGGCTGACTGGAAAGAAAAAGCCGGTGTAGCTGCAACAGAAGATCGGGTCACGATTGATTTCACCGGTTCTGTTGATGGTGAAGAGTTTGACGGCGGAAAAGCCTCTGACTTTATCCTCGCGATGGGACAGGGACGGATGATCCCGGGCTTTGAAGAAGGTATTCAGGGTCATAAAGCGGGCGAAACATTCACCATTGATGTGACTTTCCCGGAAGAGTACCACGCAGAAAACCTGAAAGGTAAAGCGGCTAAATTCGTTATTGATCTGAAAAAGGTCGAAGAGCGTGAATTACCGGAACTGACCGCTGAATTTATTCAGCGTTTTGGCGTCGCAGATGGGTCGCTGGAAGGGTTGCGTGCCGAAGTACGTAAAAACATGGAGCGTGAACTCAAAGGCGCTGTCCGTAATCGCGTGAAATCTCAGGTTATCGAAGGTCTGCTAAAAGCCAATCCTATTGAAGTGCCCGCAGCGTTGATCGACAGCGAAATTGATGTCTTGCGTCGCCAGGCGGCTCAGCGTTTTGGTGGCCATGAAAAACAAGCCCATGAACTGCCACGTGAACTGTTCGAGGAGCAGGCGAAACGCCGGGTTATGGTCGGTTTGCTACTGGGCGAAGTGATCCGCAGCAATGAGCTGAAAGCGGACGAAGATCGAGTCAAGGATCTGATCAGCGAGATGGCTTCAGCGTATGAAGATCCACAGGAAGTCGTTCAATATTACAGTAAAAATAAAGAACTGATGGATAATATGCGCAGCCTGGCTCTGGAAGAGCAGGCGGTTGAATTAGTCCTTGAGAAAGCAAAAGCCACTGAAAAAGAAATGGCTTTTAGCCAACTGCTCAATCAGCAAGCGTAA
- a CDS encoding YajQ family cyclic di-GMP-binding protein, whose translation MPSFDIVSEVDLQEVRNAVENAVREVESRFDFRHVEATFALNEKDKTIKVLSESDFQVNQLLDILRAKLLKRGIEGSTIEVPEAFIHSGKQWFVEAKLKQGIESAIQKKIVKLIKDSKLKVQTQIQGEEIRVTGKSRDDLQAVMALVRGGNLGQPFQFKNFRD comes from the coding sequence ATGCCATCGTTTGATATTGTCTCTGAAGTTGATCTTCAGGAAGTTCGCAATGCAGTAGAAAATGCGGTTCGTGAAGTAGAGTCGCGTTTTGATTTTCGCCATGTTGAGGCTACTTTTGCCCTGAACGAAAAAGACAAAACGATTAAGGTGCTCAGTGAATCTGATTTTCAGGTTAACCAGTTACTGGATATTTTGCGGGCGAAGTTATTAAAAAGAGGGATTGAAGGCAGCACGATTGAGGTGCCGGAGGCGTTTATCCACAGCGGCAAACAGTGGTTTGTTGAGGCAAAACTGAAACAGGGCATTGAAAGCGCCATTCAGAAAAAAATCGTCAAGCTTATCAAAGATAGCAAACTCAAAGTCCAGACGCAGATTCAGGGCGAGGAGATCCGGGTCACCGGTAAATCCCGCGATGATTTACAGGCGGTCATGGCGCTGGTTCGTGGCGGCAATTTAGGTCAGCCGTTTCAGTTTAAAAATTTCCGCGATTGA
- a CDS encoding MFS transporter, which yields MNDNKMTPGERRATWGLGTVFSLRMLGMFMVLPVLTTYGMELQGASETLIGLAIGIYGFTQAIFQIPVGLLSDRVGRKPLILCGLFIFMLGSIIAASSATIWGIILGRALQGSGAIAAAVMALLSDLTREQNRTKAMAFIGVSFGITFAIAMVLGPIITHHLGLHALFWMIAAMTIIGIILTLWIIPDSHHHVLNRESGMVRGSFNKVFADPKLLRLNFGIMCLHTILIATFVALPGQLEMADFPAAEHWKIYLFTILIAFVSVLPIIIYAEKKRRMKQVFLLCIALLLVAEIILWGAGTYFWALVAGVQLFFIAFNMLEALLPSLVSKESPAGYKGTAMGIYSTCQFIGVAIGGLLGGWIDGFIDSQTVFLLNTLLAFLWLLVASMMNEPAYVSSLRIEIPPHIKIKETLQDDLLAQKGVAQALVIASEHSVYVKIDSKVTNRTELERVMQEMQAGAV from the coding sequence ATGAACGATAATAAAATGACGCCAGGAGAACGGCGCGCAACCTGGGGTCTGGGAACCGTATTTTCACTGCGTATGCTGGGTATGTTTATGGTTCTGCCGGTACTGACCACATATGGTATGGAATTACAGGGTGCCAGTGAGACGCTTATCGGCCTGGCGATCGGTATTTATGGCTTCACTCAGGCCATTTTTCAAATTCCCGTTGGTCTGCTTTCTGACCGGGTTGGCCGTAAACCATTGATCCTCTGTGGTCTGTTTATCTTTATGCTGGGCAGCATCATTGCCGCATCCAGCGCAACGATCTGGGGTATTATTCTCGGTCGTGCACTGCAAGGTTCCGGGGCCATTGCCGCCGCGGTGATGGCGTTACTCTCTGATTTGACCCGCGAACAAAACCGCACAAAAGCGATGGCTTTTATCGGTGTCAGTTTTGGTATCACGTTTGCCATCGCTATGGTTCTGGGCCCGATTATTACGCATCATCTGGGGCTGCATGCCCTATTCTGGATGATAGCGGCGATGACGATAATCGGTATCATATTAACCTTGTGGATTATACCTGACAGCCATCATCATGTGCTGAACCGTGAATCCGGTATGGTGCGGGGTTCCTTTAATAAGGTATTTGCCGATCCAAAGCTGTTAAGGCTTAACTTCGGCATTATGTGTCTGCATACTATTCTGATAGCGACTTTTGTTGCCTTGCCCGGCCAGCTGGAAATGGCGGATTTTCCCGCCGCAGAACACTGGAAAATTTATCTGTTCACGATATTAATTGCCTTTGTTTCCGTTCTGCCGATTATCATTTATGCAGAAAAGAAACGCAGGATGAAACAAGTTTTTCTGCTATGCATCGCCCTGCTGCTGGTAGCGGAAATTATTCTCTGGGGTGCCGGAACCTATTTCTGGGCGCTGGTGGCGGGTGTCCAGCTGTTTTTTATCGCGTTCAATATGCTGGAAGCCCTGCTGCCCTCACTGGTCAGTAAAGAGTCACCCGCCGGGTATAAAGGCACCGCAATGGGGATCTATTCGACCTGTCAATTTATTGGCGTCGCGATTGGCGGTCTGCTGGGCGGCTGGATCGATGGTTTCATTGATTCGCAAACCGTGTTCTTGCTGAACACCCTGCTGGCATTTTTATGGCTACTGGTGGCCAGTATGATGAACGAGCCAGCTTATGTCAGCAGCCTGCGAATCGAAATCCCCCCTCATATTAAGATAAAAGAAACACTACAGGATGATCTGCTGGCGCAAAAAGGTGTCGCCCAGGCGCTGGTTATCGCCAGTGAACATTCCGTGTATGTCAAAATAGACAGCAAGGTCACAAATCGTACTGAGCTTGAACGTGTCATGCAGGAGATGCAGGCCGGGGCTGTTTAG
- the ampG gene encoding muropeptide MFS transporter AmpG — MTLYSYLRTLQRPISAILLILGFSSGLPLALTSGTLQAWMTVENIDLKTIGFFSLVGQAYVFKFLWSPLMDRYTPPFLGRRRGWLLITQVLLLITIAIMGCLQPASQLHWIAIFAVVIAFCSASQDIVFDAWKTDILPAEERGTGAAISVLGYRLGMLVSGGLALWLADRWLGWQGMYWLMACLMIPCIIATLLAPEADNIIAVPGTLEQAVVEPLRDFFSRNNAWLILLLIICYKLSDAFGMSLTTTFLIRSIGFEAAEVGMVNKTLGLLATIAGALFGGVLMQRLSLFRALLIFGILQGAANAGYWLLSLSDKHLYSMATAVFFEHLCSGMGTAAFVALLMTLCNKSFSATQFALLSALSAIGRVYAGPIAGWFVEAHGWSAFYLFSVVAAIPGILLLLVCRRTLEYTQHTASFMPRRDYQRAYTLALWILASGCLLLVTGLLLMMLNTLNYTMFLFLPALLKIATLTLLIGILLGSLLDYLALRKCARG, encoded by the coding sequence ATGACCCTTTATTCTTATTTACGTACTCTTCAACGACCCATTTCAGCGATTTTGTTGATCCTGGGGTTTTCTTCCGGCTTACCTCTGGCGCTGACGTCTGGCACCCTTCAGGCATGGATGACCGTTGAAAATATCGACCTGAAAACGATCGGCTTCTTCTCGCTGGTCGGCCAGGCCTACGTGTTTAAATTTCTGTGGTCACCATTAATGGATCGCTATACCCCTCCTTTTCTGGGCCGACGTCGCGGCTGGTTATTGATTACCCAGGTCTTGCTACTGATCACGATTGCCATCATGGGGTGCCTGCAACCTGCCAGCCAGCTTCACTGGATAGCCATCTTCGCGGTGGTAATTGCTTTCTGCTCTGCTTCCCAGGATATCGTGTTCGATGCCTGGAAAACGGATATCCTGCCCGCCGAAGAGCGCGGTACGGGCGCGGCCATCAGTGTCCTGGGTTATCGCCTTGGGATGCTGGTTTCCGGGGGATTAGCACTATGGCTGGCCGATCGCTGGCTTGGCTGGCAGGGAATGTACTGGCTGATGGCCTGTTTGATGATCCCTTGTATCATTGCCACGCTGCTGGCCCCCGAAGCAGACAATATCATCGCGGTTCCCGGAACGCTCGAACAGGCGGTGGTCGAACCCTTGCGTGATTTCTTTAGCCGCAATAATGCCTGGCTTATTCTTCTGCTGATCATCTGCTATAAGCTCAGCGATGCATTTGGCATGAGCCTGACAACCACATTTCTGATCCGTAGTATCGGTTTTGAGGCCGCTGAAGTCGGTATGGTCAATAAAACCCTGGGATTGCTGGCCACCATTGCTGGCGCGCTTTTTGGCGGCGTGTTGATGCAGCGACTCAGCCTGTTTCGTGCGCTGTTGATTTTCGGCATCTTGCAGGGGGCCGCTAATGCCGGTTACTGGCTACTGTCGCTCAGTGATAAGCATCTTTATTCTATGGCGACGGCGGTATTTTTTGAACATTTATGCAGTGGTATGGGCACTGCGGCTTTTGTCGCACTGTTAATGACATTGTGTAATAAATCATTTTCCGCTACCCAGTTTGCGCTGTTATCGGCGTTATCGGCTATTGGGCGCGTCTATGCTGGCCCAATAGCCGGTTGGTTTGTCGAGGCACATGGCTGGTCAGCTTTTTATCTCTTCTCGGTAGTGGCCGCTATCCCGGGTATTCTGCTATTACTGGTTTGTCGCCGAACACTGGAGTATACACAACATACGGCGAGTTTTATGCCGCGCAGAGACTATCAACGCGCTTATACCCTGGCGTTGTGGATTCTGGCAAGCGGATGCCTGTTACTGGTGACAGGATTGCTGTTAATGATGCTGAATACACTTAATTACACCATGTTTCTCTTCTTGCCAGCTTTATTAAAGATTGCCACACTGACGCTGCTCATCGGCATACTTCTTGGTAGTCTGCTGGATTACCTGGCCTTACGTAAGTGCGCAAGAGGATGA
- the yajL gene encoding protein deglycase YajL, producing the protein MSASALLCLAPGSEETEAVTTIDLLVRGGINVTIASVADDGDRTITCSRGVKLLADAPLVAVADGDFDIIILPGGIKGAECLRDNLLLVETIRQFHRSGRIVAAICAVAATVLVPHHLFPHANMTGFPSLKAHIPADQWQDKRVVWDPRFKLLTSQGPGTAIDFALKIIDLLAGREKAHQVASQLVLAAGIYNYSAE; encoded by the coding sequence ATGAGCGCATCCGCACTCCTCTGTCTCGCACCCGGCAGTGAAGAGACCGAAGCAGTCACGACGATTGATCTTCTGGTTCGCGGCGGTATTAACGTCACCATTGCCAGCGTTGCTGACGACGGTGACCGGACGATTACCTGTTCACGCGGGGTTAAACTGCTGGCTGATGCGCCGTTAGTCGCGGTTGCCGACGGTGATTTTGATATCATTATCCTGCCCGGTGGCATCAAAGGCGCAGAGTGCTTGCGCGATAATCTATTGCTGGTGGAAACCATCAGGCAATTTCATCGCTCCGGGCGAATTGTCGCCGCGATCTGTGCGGTTGCTGCCACGGTATTGGTTCCCCATCATCTTTTTCCGCATGCCAATATGACGGGCTTCCCGTCGCTTAAAGCACACATTCCCGCCGACCAGTGGCAGGATAAGCGTGTCGTCTGGGACCCACGGTTTAAACTGCTGACCAGTCAAGGGCCTGGAACAGCGATTGATTTTGCACTCAAAATTATTGACTTACTGGCGGGCCGTGAAAAAGCACATCAGGTCGCCTCACAACTGGTACTGGCGGCGGGGATCTATAACTATTCTGCAGAATAG
- the thiI gene encoding tRNA 4-thiouridine(8) synthase ThiI, which yields MKFIIKLFPEITIKSQSVRLRFIKILTGNIRNVLKDYDQTLAVVRHWDHIEVRAKDENQRLPIRDALTRIPGIHHILEVEDVPFTSLHDIFEQTLPLWQDQLVGKSFCVRVKRRGKHPFTSIDIERYVGGGLNQHIATARVKLTHPDVTVNLEIDNDRLLLVKGRYEGIGGFPIGTQEDVLSLISGGFDSGVSSYMLMRRGCRVHYCFFNLGGAAHEIGVRQVAHYLWNRFGRSHRVRFVAINFEPVVAEILEKIDDSQMGVVLKRMMMRAASMIARRYDVQALVTGEALGQVSSQTLTNLRLIDNVSDTLILRPLIAYDKEHIINLAREIGTEDFARTMPEYCGVISRSPTVKAVKEKIEAEEAGFDFTILDNVVAEASNIDIREIGRQTQQEVVEVETVSSFGANDVVLDIRSVDEQEDKPLTLAGVTVVSLPFYKLSSQFADLDQSKTWLLWCERGVMSRLQALYLREQGYHNVKVYRP from the coding sequence ATGAAGTTTATCATTAAATTATTCCCGGAAATTACGATCAAAAGCCAATCTGTGCGGTTGCGCTTTATTAAAATCTTAACCGGGAACATTCGTAATGTTCTTAAGGATTATGATCAGACACTTGCCGTAGTTCGCCACTGGGATCATATCGAGGTGCGTGCGAAAGACGAAAATCAGCGCCTGCCTATTCGCGACGCGTTAACCCGGATCCCCGGCATTCACCATATTCTGGAGGTGGAAGATGTCCCTTTCACCTCGCTGCATGATATTTTTGAACAAACATTACCTCTGTGGCAGGATCAGCTGGTGGGTAAAAGTTTCTGTGTACGGGTAAAACGGCGCGGTAAACATCCCTTCACCTCTATTGATATTGAACGTTATGTTGGTGGCGGCCTGAATCAGCACATTGCCACCGCACGGGTGAAACTGACCCATCCGGATGTGACTGTTAATCTGGAGATTGATAATGATCGTCTGTTACTGGTGAAAGGGCGCTATGAAGGTATTGGTGGCTTCCCTATCGGCACCCAGGAGGATGTGTTATCACTGATTTCCGGTGGCTTTGACTCCGGCGTCTCCAGTTACATGCTGATGCGTCGTGGTTGCCGCGTGCATTACTGCTTCTTTAATCTTGGTGGTGCGGCCCATGAAATTGGTGTTCGTCAGGTTGCCCATTATTTATGGAACCGTTTTGGTCGCTCTCATCGGGTACGATTTGTAGCGATTAATTTTGAGCCGGTCGTGGCGGAGATCCTTGAAAAAATTGATGATAGCCAGATGGGCGTGGTACTGAAGCGCATGATGATGCGTGCCGCATCAATGATCGCCAGACGTTATGATGTCCAGGCGCTGGTGACCGGAGAAGCCTTAGGCCAGGTTTCCAGCCAGACGCTGACCAACCTGCGCCTGATCGATAATGTCTCTGATACGCTGATCCTGCGGCCGTTAATCGCTTACGACAAAGAGCATATCATCAATCTGGCGCGGGAGATTGGCACGGAAGATTTTGCCCGCACGATGCCGGAGTATTGCGGAGTTATCTCCCGCAGTCCGACCGTAAAAGCGGTAAAAGAAAAAATTGAAGCAGAAGAAGCCGGTTTTGATTTCACCATCCTCGACAACGTGGTGGCGGAAGCCAGCAATATTGATATCAGAGAGATTGGCCGTCAGACACAACAGGAGGTGGTGGAAGTAGAAACGGTGAGTTCATTTGGCGCTAATGATGTGGTGCTCGATATCCGTTCGGTTGATGAGCAGGAAGATAAACCGCTAACACTGGCGGGCGTCACGGTGGTATCCCTGCCATTTTACAAACTCAGCAGTCAGTTTGCTGATCTCGACCAGAGTAAAACCTGGTTATTATGGTGTGAGCGTGGCGTGATGAGTCGTCTGCAGGCGCTGTATCTGCGTGAGCAAGGATACCATAACGTCAAAGTGTACCGTCCATAA
- the panE gene encoding 2-dehydropantoate 2-reductase — protein MKITLLGCGALGQVWLSALHQQGHEVQGWLRERQPCCHVDVRKKEGAVFSHTLTANDADFLASSDLLLVTLKAWQVASAVNRLATTLPPSSPILLIHNGMNPVDELHNVPQPLLLGVTTHAARHDDDAIVHVASGITHIGPAKHPYRNGHNLTAILHQALPEVIWHENIYPAAWSKLAVNCVINPLTALKGCRNGDLRHYPGEVAAICQEVAAVMACEGIPVSAENLLADINKIIASTAENISSMLQDIRMQRRTEIDYISGFLLKRAQAHGLAVPVNSHLYAQVKYKEKTYERIRTPLSRTRQ, from the coding sequence ATGAAAATAACCCTGCTGGGATGTGGTGCGCTGGGGCAAGTATGGCTCAGTGCATTACATCAACAGGGGCATGAAGTTCAGGGTTGGTTGCGTGAGCGGCAGCCATGCTGTCATGTCGATGTGCGAAAAAAAGAGGGGGCTGTATTCAGTCACACACTGACCGCCAATGATGCTGACTTTCTCGCCAGCAGTGACCTGTTATTAGTAACGCTAAAAGCCTGGCAGGTTGCCAGTGCGGTCAACCGTCTGGCTACCACCTTACCCCCCTCCTCACCGATCCTGCTTATCCACAATGGCATGAATCCGGTTGACGAGCTGCATAACGTGCCGCAACCGCTGCTGCTCGGTGTCACCACCCATGCCGCACGTCATGACGATGATGCTATTGTCCATGTCGCCAGTGGCATAACCCATATCGGGCCGGCAAAACATCCTTACCGGAACGGCCACAATCTGACCGCTATTCTGCATCAGGCCCTGCCGGAGGTGATATGGCATGAGAATATCTATCCTGCCGCCTGGAGTAAACTGGCGGTCAATTGTGTTATCAATCCATTGACAGCACTAAAAGGGTGTCGTAATGGTGACTTACGTCACTATCCAGGAGAGGTGGCCGCCATCTGCCAGGAAGTGGCGGCGGTTATGGCCTGCGAAGGGATACCGGTCTCAGCGGAAAATCTACTCGCTGATATCAATAAGATTATTGCCAGCACAGCGGAAAATATTTCATCAATGTTGCAGGACATCCGGATGCAACGTCGGACGGAAATCGACTATATCAGCGGTTTTTTACTCAAGCGCGCACAGGCTCACGGTCTTGCCGTACCGGTAAATAGCCATTTATATGCCCAGGTAAAATATAAGGAGAAAACCTATGAGCGCATCCGCACTCCTCTGTCTCGCACCCGGCAGTGA
- the xseB gene encoding exodeoxyribonuclease VII small subunit, with protein sequence MPKKNGSPVSFETALDELEQIVSRLESGTLPLEEALSEFERGVQLARQGQAKLQQAEQRVQILLTESEEGALTPFMPDSE encoded by the coding sequence ATGCCAAAGAAAAATGGGTCCCCGGTCAGCTTTGAAACCGCCCTTGACGAACTGGAACAGATCGTCAGTCGTCTGGAAAGCGGCACACTGCCATTAGAAGAGGCGCTCAGCGAATTTGAGCGTGGCGTACAACTCGCCCGTCAGGGGCAGGCCAAACTGCAGCAGGCTGAACAGCGGGTACAGATCTTACTGACTGAAAGCGAAGAAGGCGCATTAACCCCCTTTATGCCGGATAGTGAATAA
- a CDS encoding lipoprotein, which produces MLKKLFFPFIALFLLAGCTTPPATINVSPNITLPQQDPGLMGLTISINGADQRPDQALAKVTRDNQQVPLSASRDLRFLLQEALEKQMTARGYMIGPNGVADLQIILNKLYADVSQGDVRYSIATKADVSIIATAANGMKMTKNYRASYSVDGAFKASNQNIASTVNSVLSDIIADMAQDISINDFIKKNAH; this is translated from the coding sequence ATGCTTAAAAAATTATTTTTTCCTTTTATCGCTCTGTTTTTACTCGCCGGGTGCACCACTCCACCAGCAACCATTAATGTGTCACCCAATATCACTCTACCGCAACAGGACCCTGGCCTGATGGGGTTGACGATCAGTATCAATGGGGCTGATCAACGGCCGGATCAGGCGCTGGCGAAAGTCACCCGTGACAATCAACAGGTTCCCCTGAGTGCTTCGCGCGATCTGCGTTTTCTGCTCCAGGAAGCCCTAGAAAAACAAATGACAGCGCGCGGTTATATGATTGGCCCCAATGGGGTTGCCGATTTACAAATCATTCTGAACAAGCTGTATGCTGATGTCTCCCAGGGAGACGTGCGTTACAGTATTGCGACTAAAGCAGATGTCTCGATTATTGCCACCGCTGCCAACGGAATGAAAATGACCAAAAATTACCGTGCCAGTTACTCGGTCGATGGCGCATTTAAGGCTTCTAACCAGAATATTGCCAGTACCGTGAACAGCGTCCTTAGCGATATTATTGCCGATATGGCACAAGACATCAGCATCAATGATTTCATCAAAAAGAATGCACATTAA